One window from the genome of Xiphophorus hellerii strain 12219 chromosome 16, Xiphophorus_hellerii-4.1, whole genome shotgun sequence encodes:
- the LOC116735122 gene encoding G-protein coupled receptor 183-like encodes MERYTLPLNSTSVPAQLPYNATVYINASFKPFSVFEGCDMYIEAILFDLTFQTINVIVGIPANLLVIAILIHNHKEPSTSDLFLGCLAFMDAYFGSMTPLSFLNLYLWQSKEVWLAIKFSFGVKDTSGPLFLSCICLDRFVAVVFPITFGQLKSIKYRLSLTLLVLCLTFAYSAAKTVGGLHNFEKVFTGEVLAAFAWMVVCNASILWVLKKSRGVGKDEMHPMKKKAFKMVLSILCIIVFNYLPLVALFPFEDHYTPDVFRCYVQPVGFAFLNISSTIQPLVYLSRLEKVPFLPEAFIKKFTSCISTETDKEVSEPKPSA; translated from the coding sequence ATGGAGAGATACACCTTGCCACTTAACTCAACCTCTGTTCCTGCACAACTCCCCTACAACGCCACAGTTTATATCAACGCCTCTTTCAAACCTTTCAGTGTGTTTGAAGGCTGTGATATGTACATCGAGGCAATTCTGTTTGACCTTACCTTTCAAACTATCAACGTAATTGTGGGAATACCTGCCAACCTCCTTGTTATTGCAATTCTCATCCACAATCACAAAGAACCGTCCACTTCGGACCTGTTCCTGGGCTGCTTGGCCTTCATGGATGCCTACTTTGGCAGCATGACGCCCCTCAGCTTCTTAAATCTTTACCTCTGGCAAAGCAAAGAGGTGTGGTTAGCAATTAAGTTTTCCTTTGGCGTGAAAGACACCAGCGGCCCGTTGTTTCTCTCTTGTATCTGCTTGGATCGATTTGTGGCGGTGGTCTTTCCGATCACGTTTGGGCAGCTGAAGTCCATCAAGTACAGGTTAAGCCTCACCCTGCTGGTACTCTGCCTCACCTTTGCCTACTCTGCTGCCAAGACGGTGGGCGGTCTCCACAACTTCGAGAAGGTGTTCACTGGTGAGGTCCTTGCAGCGTTCGCCTGGATGGTGGTGTGCAACGCAAGCATCCTATGGGTCCTGAAGAAATCCCGTGGCGTTGGGAAGGACGAAATGCACCCCATGAAGAAGAAGGCATTCAAGATGGTGCTCTCCATCCTCTGTATCATTGTGTTCAACTATCTGCCTCTTGTTGCACTGTTCCCATTCGAAGACCATTACACCCCTGATGTGTTTCGTTGCTATGTGCAGCCCGTCGGCTTTGCTTTTCTCAACATCAGCAGCACTATCCAACCACTTGTCTACCTGTCCCGTCTGGAGAAGGTTCCTTTCCTCCCAGAAGCTTTTATTAAGAAATTTACTTCCTGCAtcagcacagaaacagacaaagaAGTCTCTGAACCAAAACCATCTGCTTAG